TGTATTCCTAATTTCGGATAGGGTTGCCAAAAAAAATACCCTGACTAAAGACTAAACTTAGATATCAACCTAAAAATCAACACATTTCCTGGAAAATCATATCTCCTAAAACCTTCAATGATCTCTTTCATTAGACCACCATATCGaagataattaatttattttatctttattaggCACTTGTgttatcaaaactataattggTCCGAGTGGTAGTTGTCCCATTAGAGCTTTCTTTCTTTCTCCCTGGTTTACAAATAAGCGTAAAgagattaatttattttattgggtGCTTTTATTCATTATTGTGGTCATCCTCGGCTAAATGTATGAAATTGTATGCAGTCGCCTACTATTtccacaataaaataaaaaagcagTCATTAAATCCCTTATTCCAAAACCATTCGTGGCCATCGCGGGCGACTAACTTCTTAATTCGCCACCATATGTTACAGctataatattttgtataatcATTTTTGCAGGAAGTGGTCAAAATCGTCTTAGCCGTACCCGTTCTACTTCCAATGTGCGAGGCGATATACGCAGCCGGCTCGGCGTGTCGCGCGGTGCGTTTGCGGCCGGCGCGCGCCGCCCGCTCGCCGTCGCCAAGAGAGGCATCGCCAAGCGCGGCCGGGGCCTGACTACACGCAACAAATACACTTCAGTGGGATTGAGATCTGATCAAATACTAAAAGAACAACTTAATAAGAAAGCGCAAAATTTGCTATTCCAGGATAATATGATTAGATCTCAAACATTTACTCGGTCCAGGTCGAGATCAAGATCGAGAAATAATTCTTTATCAAGGAATAACTCACTGTCTCGGAGTAATTCACGGTCTAGGAATAATTCCTTCACCTCGGCATCTCAGTTGACTGTCAGCGTGGCTAATGATCTAGCAAAGCGACGTCGACGTAATAGCGTTGGCAATCCtaattacttaaataaacaGAGCCTTGTTCAGCTGAATAGTCAACTAGGTGGATATAAACAGAGGCGCGGGCCCGGGAGCGTCTACTCTGTGGGGTCCAACCGATCAAGCCAGTCTAATAGATCGAACCGATCAAACGCCAGCGCGCGCTCGACGCGCTCCCGGGGCCGCGGACGTGgacgcgggcgcgggcgcggacGGGGAGTCAGCCGTAACTTTGTCAATAAGCAAGTCCTCAATAGCAAACTGCAGAAAGAAATTGCTGCTATCCAAGGAAAAGCATCGAACGGCAATTCAAGTGAAACGCCGGTAGGAATAAACTTTACTCCTACGCCGGCGAGCACTGCGCAAACCTTGCATCAAAGGTTTGCTACTTCATGAATTTTTAGCTTTCATTATGTCTAAGACTTACGAATTTTAAAAAGATAGTGTCATGTGTATTGTGTAAGTAAGGAACCAATTGTTTTTGCCCTATGTTGCCGATTCCATTAAAACAGATCATCTATTCACTAGCTACTATTAAAGtaatattaaaatgtattaaaatgtaCTTGATGTA
Above is a window of Cydia splendana chromosome Z, ilCydSple1.2, whole genome shotgun sequence DNA encoding:
- the LOC134804832 gene encoding serine/arginine repetitive matrix protein 2-like yields the protein MADSTNMSLDDIIRAGRSRGRGGTNIRGRGRGGGRGRGRGTVRRGRSATRVETPAAAGARSRSRSRSRSQVRPRGRGRGRARGRSHSRSRQQRRSTSRARSASRSQSQQRGLTPRGRAGLENQNVPLQSRIGRFRGSGQNRLSRTRSTSNVRGDIRSRLGVSRGAFAAGARRPLAVAKRGIAKRGRGLTTRNKYTSVGLRSDQILKEQLNKKAQNLLFQDNMIRSQTFTRSRSRSRSRNNSLSRNNSLSRSNSRSRNNSFTSASQLTVSVANDLAKRRRRNSVGNPNYLNKQSLVQLNSQLGGYKQRRGPGSVYSVGSNRSSQSNRSNRSNASARSTRSRGRGRGRGRGRGRGVSRNFVNKQVLNSKLQKEIAAIQGKASNGNSSETPVGINFTPTPASTAQTLHQRFATS